From Trichocoleus sp. FACHB-46, one genomic window encodes:
- a CDS encoding carbon-nitrogen hydrolase family protein: MKSYLAAAIQMNSLPNLEKNLVQAEELIDLAVRQGAELIGLPENFSFLGDEDAKLDQAEAIAVESEKFLKTMAQRFQVTILGGGFPVPVGNGKVYNTALLIDPSGQELARYEKAHLFDVDLPDGNTYRESSSVLAGMRVPPIHPSKELGQIGLSVCYDVRFPELYRHLSQMGAEVLFVPAAFTAYTGKDHWQVLLQARAIENTCYVVAPAQTGRHNSIRQSHGHAMIIDPWGVILADAGDKPGIAIASIEPARLDQVRRQMPSLQHRVFV, from the coding sequence ATGAAGTCTTATCTGGCTGCCGCCATTCAAATGAATAGTCTGCCTAATTTGGAAAAAAATTTAGTGCAGGCAGAAGAACTGATCGACCTTGCAGTGCGGCAGGGCGCAGAATTAATCGGGTTGCCAGAAAATTTTTCCTTTTTAGGAGATGAGGACGCCAAGCTGGATCAAGCGGAAGCGATCGCCGTTGAGAGCGAAAAATTCCTCAAAACAATGGCTCAGCGTTTTCAAGTCACCATCTTGGGCGGTGGGTTTCCGGTTCCCGTCGGCAATGGCAAAGTTTACAACACAGCCTTGTTGATTGATCCGAGTGGGCAAGAGTTGGCTCGCTACGAAAAGGCACATTTGTTTGACGTTGACCTACCAGACGGCAACACCTACCGCGAATCTAGCAGTGTACTCGCAGGCATGCGGGTGCCGCCCATCCATCCTTCTAAGGAGCTGGGCCAGATTGGGCTGTCGGTGTGTTACGACGTACGCTTTCCAGAACTATATCGGCATTTGTCTCAGATGGGTGCGGAAGTGCTTTTTGTGCCCGCCGCATTTACAGCCTATACAGGCAAAGACCATTGGCAGGTTTTGCTGCAAGCTAGAGCGATCGAAAATACTTGTTATGTGGTTGCACCCGCCCAAACAGGTCGCCACAACAGCATACGGCAGTCACACGGCCATGCCATGATCATCGACCCCTGGGGCGTGATTTTAGCGGATGCGGGAGATAAACCAGGGATTGCGATCGCCTCGATTGAACCTGCGCGTCTAGACCAAGTCCGTCGTCAAATGCCTTCCTTGCAGCATCGCGTGTTTGTCTAA
- a CDS encoding FAD-dependent oxidoreductase yields the protein MIAAKVLRDAIDSETVCFGTRARQNFVILGGGLAGLAAAQELLKRGCKVTLIEQGAEVGGLARTFEQDGFRFDIGGHRFHSNNPTVVQWLKDLLGKDLRVVPRTSHIYLNQQFVNYPIQLPGALSIFSPLKAAQMVFSYLVTKFTEKTRQDISFEDWVIKRYGRALYEVFFRPYTEKVWGIACDQLSATWASQRIGIPSLWRMVKQAIAPAKETPATAISEFYYPRAGFGMIPDALRRNILAMGGTIHTHTSLLSCTPLTQGFEVNVRHQDGTTLTLKADQIVSTIPLNSLLQAIPEELGSQEILQSYNLEYRDIICLFVALKRPQVSQDSWTYFPMKDLIFGRTHEPKNWSPEMVPSNDYTSLAIEIFSSRGEPTWEMSDDAILDKVIEQMHQIGWISKADVHKSWVLRVPYAYPVYRVGYEPTLSKVKDYLNQWDNLHLAGRTGSFHYMNSDGVIEDVFRLIEKLFPEGAAQVQPLSTAAGRWM from the coding sequence ATGATCGCCGCGAAAGTTTTGAGAGATGCTATAGATTCTGAAACCGTCTGCTTCGGAACGAGAGCTAGGCAAAATTTTGTGATTTTAGGGGGTGGTCTTGCAGGTCTGGCCGCAGCTCAGGAACTCCTAAAGCGAGGCTGCAAAGTCACGCTGATTGAGCAAGGTGCTGAAGTGGGAGGACTCGCACGAACCTTCGAGCAAGATGGCTTTCGCTTCGATATCGGTGGGCATCGGTTTCACAGTAACAATCCCACGGTTGTGCAATGGCTCAAAGATTTATTAGGCAAGGATTTACGAGTAGTACCTCGCACTAGCCACATTTATTTAAACCAGCAATTTGTTAACTATCCGATTCAACTGCCGGGAGCGCTATCCATCTTTTCGCCGCTTAAAGCAGCCCAGATGGTGTTTAGTTACCTAGTAACTAAATTTACTGAAAAGACTCGTCAGGATATTTCTTTTGAAGATTGGGTAATTAAACGCTACGGTCGGGCACTGTACGAAGTATTTTTCCGACCCTACACCGAGAAAGTTTGGGGTATTGCCTGCGACCAGCTCTCTGCGACTTGGGCTTCTCAACGGATTGGCATTCCTAGCCTATGGCGAATGGTGAAGCAGGCGATCGCTCCAGCTAAAGAAACGCCTGCCACTGCCATCTCTGAGTTCTATTACCCACGCGCTGGGTTTGGCATGATTCCGGATGCCTTGCGGCGCAACATTTTGGCGATGGGCGGCACGATTCACACCCATACTTCTTTGCTGAGCTGCACACCCCTCACTCAAGGTTTTGAAGTTAATGTTCGTCATCAAGACGGCACCACGCTGACCTTGAAAGCAGATCAAATTGTTTCTACGATTCCACTCAACTCCCTACTGCAAGCGATTCCCGAAGAGCTTGGTAGCCAAGAGATTTTACAGAGTTACAACTTGGAGTACCGAGACATCATTTGTTTGTTTGTAGCGCTCAAACGCCCACAAGTCAGCCAGGATAGCTGGACCTACTTTCCCATGAAAGACCTAATTTTTGGTCGCACTCATGAACCCAAAAATTGGTCGCCAGAAATGGTTCCTAGCAATGACTACACCTCTCTGGCGATCGAAATTTTTTCCAGCCGAGGCGAACCCACTTGGGAAATGTCGGATGACGCCATTCTGGACAAGGTGATTGAGCAAATGCATCAGATTGGTTGGATCAGCAAAGCGGATGTGCACAAAAGTTGGGTGTTGCGGGTTCCTTACGCTTATCCGGTTTACCGAGTTGGATACGAACCAACCCTCAGCAAAGTCAAAGACTACCTCAACCAGTGGGATAACCTGCATCTGGCAGGTAGAACTGGCTCGTTCCACTACATGAATAGTGACGGTGTAATTGAAGATGTGTTCCGCTTAATTGAAAAGTTATTTCCAGAAGGGGCGGCGCAAGTGCAGCCTCTGTCTACGGCTGCGGGTCGCTGGATGTAG
- a CDS encoding HPP family protein, with translation MKSHFPNLRRVELDQSLQASPPRRFKANNIRRFVRVKRWPQRWNNYVGKMRGTPIQLPQPNYKYVLWSWLGAFLAIATTGYSSAIAQAPMLIAPFGATCVLAFAAPESPLAQPRNIVGGHCLASLIGLACLHLFGSEAWVMALAVATAIGCMQLTHTLHPPAGADPLVIIMTGASWKFFFTPVLTGSILLVLCAVVFNNLAEDRKYPKYWL, from the coding sequence ATGAAAAGCCACTTTCCCAACCTGCGTAGAGTAGAGCTAGATCAGTCATTACAAGCTTCACCCCCACGGCGTTTTAAGGCAAATAACATCAGGCGGTTTGTTCGGGTCAAGCGATGGCCTCAGCGCTGGAACAACTATGTTGGCAAAATGCGGGGAACACCCATTCAACTGCCGCAGCCGAATTATAAATATGTGTTGTGGTCATGGTTGGGCGCTTTCTTAGCGATCGCCACCACCGGATATAGTTCTGCGATCGCTCAAGCTCCAATGTTGATTGCGCCGTTTGGAGCCACCTGTGTTTTAGCTTTTGCAGCGCCTGAAAGCCCTTTGGCGCAACCGCGTAACATCGTGGGCGGCCACTGTTTAGCGAGTCTGATTGGCTTGGCTTGCTTGCATCTGTTTGGCTCGGAGGCTTGGGTGATGGCGCTGGCAGTAGCGACCGCGATCGGTTGTATGCAGTTGACTCATACGCTGCATCCACCCGCCGGAGCTGACCCACTCGTGATCATCATGACAGGGGCAAGTTGGAAATTTTTCTTTACCCCAGTACTGACAGGCTCGATTTTGCTGGTGTTGTGCGCGGTCGTATTTAATAACCTGGCAGAAGACAGAAAATATCCTAAGTACTGGCTTTAG
- a CDS encoding N-acetylmuramoyl-L-alanine amidase, which produces MRLHWLLPSFLGIILLSSPAEAARLQSWQFNANQNQLDFTTDDGVQPRAQLIANPTRLVIDLPGTKVGGALRNQLVGGAIRSIRVGQFDPQTTRIVVELTPGYTLDPQQVKFRGRSANQWSVQLPTPQPVSSNTPGFVVPGSPVNPTPPATSPVVTGATTQIQNVQVTPDGIFVRTTGRAPEVEVDRSNNGQQIEISLKGTAISPRLTQRSLSINRYGVSQLQVTQAQASPPVARITLNVARSSPNWQATVSNLGGVVLVPTGGVTAATVDSQRPTPNNSRPVPTSPPDTNQVATIEAVDLENNGNQLLIRGDRSFTYTTGWDRNSGLYRITLNSARLADRVRGPKLDASSALLRVRVRQEDPQTVVILLQPAAGVQVGDINQPSNQILALQLQRSRPAPVLPPGSTVGSIPVPPPTNRPPTTNLPRVPNGRLVVIVDPGHGGPDPGAVGIGGLQEKGITMDISRQVAARLQQQGVQAVLTREDDRDLDLEPRVALAERANASLFVSIHANAISMSRPDVNGLETYYYSSGERLARTIHSNVLQGTGARDRGVRSARFFVLRKTSMPSVLVEVGFVTGAEDAARLSTSSYRTQMADAIARGVLQYIQQNF; this is translated from the coding sequence GTGAGGCTTCACTGGCTACTACCCAGCTTTCTGGGCATTATTTTGCTGTCGTCCCCTGCAGAAGCGGCTAGACTACAGTCTTGGCAATTTAATGCCAATCAAAATCAACTTGACTTCACAACTGACGATGGGGTGCAACCCAGAGCGCAATTGATTGCTAATCCCACGCGCTTGGTAATTGACTTACCAGGTACTAAGGTGGGCGGAGCCTTGAGAAATCAATTGGTCGGCGGAGCCATCCGTTCTATCCGGGTCGGCCAGTTTGATCCTCAAACCACTCGCATCGTTGTGGAGCTGACACCGGGCTATACGCTCGACCCACAGCAAGTCAAGTTTCGAGGCCGTTCGGCCAATCAATGGTCTGTGCAACTGCCAACTCCTCAACCTGTATCGTCTAATACTCCTGGGTTCGTAGTCCCCGGTTCACCCGTCAACCCTACACCTCCAGCCACTTCCCCAGTAGTAACGGGGGCGACCACTCAAATTCAGAATGTCCAGGTCACCCCTGATGGCATCTTTGTCCGGACGACGGGTAGAGCCCCAGAGGTCGAAGTCGATCGCAGTAATAATGGACAGCAAATCGAAATTTCCCTTAAAGGGACCGCTATTTCTCCTCGCCTGACCCAGCGATCGCTATCGATTAACCGCTATGGAGTCAGTCAGCTTCAGGTGACTCAGGCTCAAGCATCTCCTCCAGTCGCTCGCATTACCCTCAATGTGGCGAGAAGCAGCCCCAATTGGCAAGCTACAGTCAGTAACTTGGGTGGCGTAGTCCTCGTTCCCACCGGAGGAGTGACAGCAGCCACAGTCGATAGCCAGCGCCCCACCCCCAATAACTCGCGGCCAGTTCCCACCAGCCCTCCGGATACAAATCAGGTAGCCACCATTGAAGCGGTGGACCTAGAAAATAACGGTAATCAACTGCTGATTCGCGGCGATCGCTCGTTCACCTACACCACTGGTTGGGACCGCAATTCGGGGCTATACCGGATTACACTCAACTCGGCTCGATTGGCTGACCGGGTGAGGGGGCCTAAATTGGATGCAAGCAGTGCGTTGCTACGAGTACGCGTGCGGCAAGAAGACCCCCAGACAGTCGTCATTTTGCTCCAACCCGCAGCGGGTGTGCAAGTTGGGGACATTAACCAGCCCAGCAACCAAATATTAGCTTTACAGCTGCAACGGTCGCGTCCAGCACCAGTGCTGCCTCCAGGTAGCACAGTCGGGTCTATTCCAGTCCCACCTCCCACCAACAGACCACCCACGACCAACCTGCCTCGCGTTCCCAACGGGCGACTAGTCGTGATCGTTGACCCAGGGCACGGCGGACCTGATCCGGGTGCCGTTGGCATTGGCGGGCTCCAAGAGAAAGGCATTACTATGGACATTTCTCGTCAGGTAGCCGCAAGACTACAGCAACAAGGTGTGCAGGCAGTTCTGACGCGCGAAGATGACCGAGACTTAGATTTGGAACCTCGCGTTGCCTTAGCAGAGCGAGCGAATGCTAGCTTGTTTGTCAGTATCCACGCTAACGCCATTAGCATGAGCCGACCTGATGTCAATGGGCTGGAAACCTACTATTACAGCAGCGGCGAACGCTTGGCTCGGACTATCCATAGCAACGTGCTTCAAGGGACTGGAGCCCGCGATCGCGGAGTTCGCTCAGCGCGATTCTTTGTGCTACGCAAAACTTCTATGCCTTCAGTCTTAGTAGAGGTTGGCTTTGTGACTGGTGCAGAAGACGCGGCTAGACTGTCAACGTCGAGTTATCGGACTCAAATGGCTGACGCGATCGCACGTGGTGTTCTACAGTACATCCAGCAAAACTTTTAG
- a CDS encoding cation:proton antiporter gives MADLTAWVASSIFSMPFVPPAPLLATAAETESSALVLAGVLLSLVVVYLASKIGGELCARINLPPVLGELVGGVVVGVSALHLLVFPEGGADASTSVIMNFIQMTTGLSSEAIASLFSAQSEVVSVLAELGVVILLFEIGLESDLKELIRVGPQAAVVAVVGVAAPFAAGTIGLITIFGVPTIPAIFAGAALTATSIGITARVLAEIQRLSSREGQIIIGAAVLDDVLGIIVLAVVASLAKTGEIEVTNVIYLIISATVFLVGSILLGRFLSPFFVSLVNQLKTRGQLLISALIFAFILSYIAAAIQLEAILGAFAAGLILAETEKRGELEKQVIPIADMLVPIFFVTVGARTDIGVLNPAIPSNREGLIMAAFLIVVAILGKVITGLTVFGQPNINRLAIGVGMIPRGEVGLVFAGVGSASGVLSKSLEAAIIVMVILTTFVAPPLLRLVFQNGPDASATEPADLALAAGQTQPLTETVGLQGDRVESDTLESNSEPGQH, from the coding sequence ATGGCTGATTTAACTGCCTGGGTAGCCTCCTCCATCTTCTCCATGCCTTTTGTTCCTCCTGCTCCCTTGCTGGCAACGGCAGCGGAAACGGAGAGTAGTGCTCTCGTCCTAGCAGGAGTATTGCTGAGCTTAGTTGTTGTTTACTTAGCTAGCAAAATTGGTGGTGAACTTTGCGCTCGAATTAACTTACCGCCAGTTTTAGGAGAGCTGGTGGGCGGTGTTGTCGTGGGTGTCTCGGCCCTACATTTGTTGGTTTTTCCGGAAGGTGGGGCCGATGCTTCCACCTCCGTAATTATGAATTTCATCCAAATGACCACAGGCTTGAGTTCGGAAGCGATCGCGAGCCTGTTTTCCGCTCAGAGCGAAGTTGTCTCGGTCCTAGCGGAACTGGGTGTTGTGATTTTGCTGTTTGAAATTGGTCTGGAATCAGACTTGAAAGAACTGATTAGGGTGGGTCCTCAAGCAGCAGTGGTGGCTGTGGTAGGAGTAGCTGCACCCTTTGCCGCAGGCACAATTGGGCTTATCACCATTTTTGGTGTGCCCACGATACCCGCAATTTTTGCTGGGGCAGCTCTAACCGCTACTAGTATTGGCATCACCGCGAGAGTTTTGGCAGAGATTCAGCGCCTCAGCTCCCGTGAAGGCCAGATTATCATCGGCGCGGCGGTCTTGGATGACGTGCTTGGCATCATTGTTCTGGCGGTCGTAGCGAGCCTCGCCAAAACCGGAGAAATTGAAGTCACAAATGTAATTTATCTGATTATCAGCGCCACAGTCTTCCTAGTAGGCTCGATTCTCCTGGGCCGCTTTCTCAGCCCCTTCTTTGTCTCTTTGGTCAACCAACTGAAGACCCGCGGCCAACTGCTGATTTCCGCCTTAATCTTTGCTTTCATCTTGTCCTACATTGCAGCCGCAATCCAGTTGGAAGCCATTTTGGGGGCATTCGCGGCAGGCTTGATTCTGGCAGAGACAGAAAAACGTGGTGAGCTAGAAAAACAGGTCATCCCCATTGCCGACATGCTAGTGCCGATTTTCTTCGTCACTGTGGGTGCTAGAACGGATATCGGTGTCCTCAATCCAGCGATTCCCAGTAATCGAGAAGGGTTGATTATGGCAGCCTTTTTGATCGTGGTGGCGATCCTGGGTAAAGTCATCACCGGATTAACAGTGTTTGGTCAGCCCAACATTAATCGGCTAGCCATTGGAGTTGGCATGATTCCGCGGGGTGAAGTGGGCTTGGTCTTTGCTGGCGTAGGGTCAGCGAGTGGTGTCCTGTCTAAATCTTTAGAAGCAGCCATCATCGTGATGGTGATTCTAACCACCTTTGTCGCGCCTCCTCTGCTGCGGCTGGTGTTTCAAAATGGCCCGGATGCCTCAGCCACTGAGCCAGCAGACTTGGCGTTGGCAGCAGGTCAGACTCAACCCTTGACTGAAACCGTTGGGCTGCAAGGCGATCGCGTTGAATCAGACACTCTCGAATCCAACAGCGAGCCTGGGCAACATTAG
- a CDS encoding ATP-binding protein produces MNDEDKTREQLLDEIAALRQQNHELEVLHQHTQALKQAEAERQQLLLREQAARTVAESAERRAAFLAEASRVLASSLDYEATLESVAQLAVPPIADWCLVDVLNQDGTLRRLAIAHLDATKVAQAWQLNQRYPPVTHASSGPAYAVRMRASELIPHISEEMLIAYAQNAEHLELLRSLSCQSAMVVPLIARDRVLGVITFATAESKWQYNTVDLVLAEDLAQRAAIAVDNARLYQTAQAALQEREAGLRLQQSVEQKLTLLVEASSTLISSLELTVLLPKILDLSCNLIAADAYAVWRFLPSLNKWQVVSAAGLSEAYQQSVIQVTTATPTMPDEPFVIEDVEQSPLLEMRKAGYRQEGIMALLVLPLKIHGETSGTLVFYYHQPHPFHDTEIRVGMALANLSASAIGTTELYQEQKRLRAEAEAANRIKDEFLAVLSHELRTPLNPILGWAKLLRGGKLEPAKVDLALETIERNAKLQTQLIEDLLDVSRILQGKLTLTAHPVNLVAVIAAAIETVRLAAEAKSIRIHTFFEDGVGQVLGDQNRLQQVVWNLLSNAVKFTPAGGQVEVKLEQIGSQAQIRVSDTGNGIAPEFLSYIFDYFRQADSTTTRIFGGLGLGLAIARHLVELHGGMIQAASAGEGQGATFVIRLPLWQVEERDQHELLPGDAAVLSLQPWLTALRILLVDDDADTREVVEFILSQAGATVTAVGSAGAALQALSQAQHDLLLSDIGMPQMDGYMLIRQVRSLPPEQGGTIPAIALTAYAGELNQQQVLAAGFQQHVAKPIEPDYLIKAIAQLMGRVD; encoded by the coding sequence ATGAACGATGAAGACAAAACCAGAGAGCAACTCCTCGACGAAATTGCAGCACTACGGCAGCAAAATCATGAACTGGAGGTTTTGCATCAGCATACCCAGGCACTAAAGCAAGCAGAGGCTGAGCGCCAACAACTGCTGTTGCGCGAGCAGGCCGCTCGGACAGTCGCAGAATCAGCCGAAAGACGAGCCGCATTTTTAGCAGAAGCCAGCCGAGTTCTGGCTAGTTCTCTCGATTACGAAGCGACCTTGGAAAGTGTGGCTCAACTCGCCGTCCCGCCGATCGCTGATTGGTGTTTGGTGGATGTCTTAAATCAAGACGGGACCTTGCGACGCTTAGCCATTGCCCACCTCGATGCCACGAAAGTAGCCCAAGCTTGGCAGCTAAATCAGCGTTATCCTCCCGTAACTCACGCCTCTTCTGGCCCTGCTTATGCAGTGCGAATGAGAGCCTCAGAACTGATCCCTCATATCTCTGAGGAGATGTTGATTGCTTATGCTCAGAACGCTGAACATTTAGAGCTGTTGCGGAGTTTGAGTTGCCAATCTGCAATGGTGGTGCCGCTGATTGCTCGCGATCGCGTCTTAGGCGTGATTACCTTCGCAACGGCTGAATCAAAGTGGCAGTACAACACAGTAGATCTGGTTTTGGCAGAAGATTTAGCGCAACGAGCCGCGATCGCCGTAGATAATGCTCGTCTCTATCAAACCGCCCAAGCCGCCCTGCAAGAACGAGAAGCAGGATTGCGGCTCCAGCAAAGCGTTGAGCAAAAGCTGACTTTATTGGTCGAAGCTTCTAGCACCTTAATTAGTTCTCTAGAGCTGACGGTACTGCTGCCTAAGATTCTAGACCTGTCTTGCAATCTAATTGCTGCCGATGCTTATGCGGTCTGGCGTTTCTTACCCTCCCTAAACAAATGGCAAGTTGTTTCAGCCGCCGGATTGTCTGAGGCTTACCAGCAATCTGTGATTCAGGTGACAACTGCTACACCTACGATGCCAGACGAACCATTTGTGATCGAGGATGTAGAACAGTCGCCCCTCCTAGAAATGCGCAAAGCGGGCTATCGCCAAGAAGGAATCATGGCGCTCCTAGTACTACCGCTAAAAATTCATGGAGAAACTTCTGGGACTTTGGTGTTTTATTACCACCAACCCCACCCATTCCACGATACCGAAATCCGAGTGGGGATGGCCTTGGCTAACTTGTCGGCTTCAGCCATCGGCACAACCGAGCTATATCAGGAGCAGAAGCGCCTACGCGCAGAAGCAGAAGCAGCTAACCGCATCAAAGACGAATTTTTGGCGGTGCTCTCTCACGAATTACGCACCCCTCTGAATCCCATTTTGGGCTGGGCCAAGTTACTGAGAGGTGGCAAGCTAGAACCCGCCAAAGTGGATTTAGCCCTAGAAACCATTGAGCGCAATGCCAAGCTGCAAACTCAACTCATCGAAGATCTGCTCGATGTCTCTCGGATTCTCCAAGGGAAGCTGACCTTGACGGCTCATCCCGTGAATTTAGTGGCTGTGATTGCCGCTGCGATCGAAACAGTCCGTCTGGCAGCAGAAGCCAAATCGATTCGCATTCACACCTTCTTCGAGGACGGCGTCGGTCAAGTTTTAGGGGATCAAAACCGACTCCAACAAGTAGTTTGGAATTTGCTGTCCAATGCAGTAAAGTTCACCCCCGCAGGCGGGCAAGTAGAAGTGAAGCTAGAACAAATAGGGAGTCAAGCCCAAATTCGTGTGAGTGATACAGGCAACGGCATCGCCCCAGAATTTCTATCTTATATCTTTGACTACTTTCGCCAAGCAGACAGCACGACCACTCGCATCTTCGGCGGCTTAGGTCTAGGACTGGCGATCGCTCGGCATTTAGTAGAACTGCATGGTGGTATGATTCAAGCCGCTAGCGCCGGAGAAGGGCAAGGAGCCACATTTGTCATCCGCCTACCGCTGTGGCAAGTCGAGGAAAGAGATCAGCATGAACTGCTGCCTGGAGATGCTGCCGTTCTCAGCCTGCAACCCTGGCTAACAGCCTTGAGAATTTTGCTGGTGGATGATGATGCCGACACCAGAGAAGTGGTGGAGTTCATCTTGAGCCAAGCTGGAGCAACCGTCACTGCTGTAGGTTCTGCGGGGGCAGCCTTACAAGCGCTGAGCCAAGCTCAACATGATTTGCTTTTGAGCGACATTGGCATGCCGCAAATGGACGGTTATATGCTGATTCGTCAAGTGCGATCGCTGCCTCCCGAGCAAGGTGGCACTATTCCCGCGATCGCCCTAACCGCCTATGCGGGAGAGTTAAATCAGCAACAAGTACTAGCGGCTGGTTTCCAACAGCATGTCGCCAAACCCATCGAGCCTGATTATCTAATTAAGGCGATCGCCCAACTAATGGGACGAGTGGATTAG
- a CDS encoding PD-(D/E)XK nuclease family protein produces MSLESQRLPHYTAKTVRENGKQYYVNAQGRRLPSVTTILNATKPQAHREALANWRDRVGAAEATRISGAASRRGTGTHKQIQRYLSGEAVVCSETVQPYWDSVAPVLQEIHQIRLVEGFVFHEDLGYAGQVDCVASYQGVPCVCEWKTADKPKQTIERLYDYPLQLVAYLGAANQLYQDHELNLAHGLLVVALPGLAAELFWFDSEALSAYWQEWEARVAEFWRRARYWRKGEG; encoded by the coding sequence ATGTCCTTGGAATCGCAGCGACTTCCTCACTACACCGCCAAAACGGTACGCGAAAACGGCAAACAATATTATGTCAATGCCCAAGGTAGACGTTTGCCGAGTGTCACCACCATTCTCAATGCCACTAAACCCCAGGCTCATCGCGAAGCTTTAGCAAATTGGCGCGATCGCGTGGGGGCAGCCGAAGCCACTCGCATTTCTGGGGCCGCAAGTCGGCGCGGGACGGGGACCCACAAGCAAATCCAGCGTTATTTGTCCGGTGAAGCAGTGGTTTGCTCAGAAACCGTGCAACCTTACTGGGACAGTGTCGCACCCGTGTTGCAGGAAATTCACCAGATTCGCTTAGTCGAAGGTTTCGTATTTCATGAAGACTTGGGTTACGCCGGACAGGTAGACTGTGTTGCTAGCTATCAAGGCGTGCCCTGTGTCTGTGAGTGGAAAACGGCAGATAAACCAAAGCAAACCATAGAGCGGCTGTACGATTATCCCTTACAGTTAGTTGCCTATTTAGGCGCAGCTAATCAGCTATATCAAGACCACGAACTAAACTTGGCGCACGGATTGTTAGTTGTGGCTCTCCCTGGCCTGGCAGCCGAATTATTTTGGTTTGACTCAGAAGCCCTCAGTGCTTACTGGCAAGAATGGGAAGCGAGAGTCGCGGAATTTTGGCGGCGGGCAAGGTATTGGAGGAAAGGGGAAGGATGA
- a CDS encoding peptidoglycan recognition family protein, with translation MNFLRRFQSLDNQLKAVLATVVISVVWLVYAVTTIQPGDAEILANQPQQIAIAQVPPSQMRPSDSRASIQSSVIVPTVPLPASPTVQPVPPQVSRPVRSQPIRSQPAPPASAQPPTRLPAVPAYQPRELVAFADPTNYGERVLKDVYGRSAAHAPIVVLHETVSSANSTISFFQTPHPRDEDQASYHALITQDGTIVYLVSPDKRAFGAGNSVFNGPNGPEAVKTHPKFPPSVNNFAYHISLETPPDGRNNGNRHSGYTVAQYESLSWLVARAAVPESRITTHQAVDRSGSRKDPRSFNQQTFLTLLRAYTRPALTAPTPRS, from the coding sequence ATGAATTTTTTGCGTCGGTTTCAGAGTCTTGATAATCAATTAAAAGCCGTCTTAGCGACTGTTGTGATTAGTGTGGTGTGGCTGGTTTACGCCGTAACAACCATCCAACCTGGAGATGCTGAGATTCTGGCGAATCAACCTCAGCAAATTGCGATCGCCCAAGTGCCACCTAGCCAAATGCGACCCTCTGATAGTCGAGCTAGCATTCAGTCTAGTGTCATTGTGCCTACTGTCCCGCTGCCAGCTTCCCCCACCGTTCAGCCAGTGCCGCCGCAAGTCTCTCGGCCCGTTCGCTCTCAACCCATTCGATCGCAGCCTGCACCTCCTGCTTCCGCTCAGCCACCGACAAGACTCCCCGCAGTCCCGGCTTATCAACCCAGAGAACTGGTCGCTTTTGCAGATCCCACAAATTATGGAGAGCGAGTGCTCAAGGATGTGTACGGTCGTTCTGCGGCCCATGCACCGATTGTCGTGCTGCATGAAACTGTCAGCTCGGCGAACAGCACGATCTCATTCTTTCAAACTCCACATCCTAGAGACGAAGACCAAGCAAGCTACCACGCCTTAATTACTCAGGATGGGACGATTGTGTATCTCGTTTCCCCTGATAAGCGAGCTTTTGGGGCAGGCAACTCGGTGTTTAATGGCCCGAATGGTCCAGAGGCGGTGAAAACGCATCCTAAATTTCCACCCTCTGTCAACAATTTTGCTTACCATATCTCCTTAGAAACGCCTCCCGATGGTCGTAATAACGGCAACCGTCACAGCGGTTACACAGTCGCCCAATACGAATCGCTGAGTTGGTTAGTCGCAAGAGCCGCTGTGCCCGAATCGAGGATTACCACCCATCAAGCAGTCGATCGCTCCGGATCTCGCAAAGACCCCCGCAGTTTTAATCAGCAAACGTTCCTGACGCTGCTGCGTGCTTACACTCGACCCGCTCTGACGGCTCCTACCCCACGTAGCTAG